A part of Amycolatopsis lurida genomic DNA contains:
- a CDS encoding NAD+ synthase: MPQLRIALAQVNTTVGDLEGNAELTVEWTRKAAEAGAHVVVFPEMSLTGYPVEDLSLRPTFASASKQMVEALAKRLEDAGCGEVLTYIGYLDLDETGPRDAAAALYRGEVVARQFKHHLPNYGVFDEHRWFKPGHDLEVVRFHGVDVGMVICEDVWQDGGPISALGKAGVDLVVAPNASPYERAKDDIRLPLIARRAAEAGAPLVYTNQVGGQDDLVFDGDSIVVGADGRLLARAPQFVEHLLVVDTDLESGGHTAEGEFEGLRVKRRVLSEEPVPAYTPRTESAISEPLSDEAEVWHALVVGLRDYVHKNGFSSVTFGFSGGIDSAVVAALAADALGGDNVYGVSMPSEYSSEHSKGDAEDLARRIGAHYRVEPIADMVKVYVEQLQLTGLAEENIQARVRGMLLMALSNQDGHLVLATGNKTELAVGYSTIYGDAVGAFAPIKDLFKTHVWHLAKWRNAEAEKNGETPPIPENSITKPPSAELRPGQLDSDSLPDYLMLDDILDDYIEGDRGYVDLVDAGFEPETIDRVVRMVDKAEYKRRQYPPGTKITFKAFGRDRRLPMTNGWREGTVVTRSAQRDLLPR, encoded by the coding sequence ATGCCGCAACTGCGCATCGCACTGGCCCAGGTCAACACCACCGTCGGGGACCTCGAAGGCAACGCCGAGCTCACCGTCGAGTGGACTCGCAAAGCCGCCGAAGCAGGCGCCCACGTCGTCGTCTTCCCGGAGATGTCCCTCACCGGCTACCCCGTCGAGGACCTCTCCCTCCGCCCGACCTTCGCGTCCGCCTCGAAGCAGATGGTCGAAGCGCTCGCCAAGCGGCTCGAAGACGCCGGATGCGGCGAGGTCCTCACCTACATCGGGTACCTCGATCTGGACGAAACCGGCCCGCGCGACGCGGCGGCCGCGCTGTACCGCGGCGAAGTGGTCGCCCGCCAGTTCAAGCACCACCTACCCAACTACGGCGTCTTCGACGAGCACCGCTGGTTCAAGCCGGGCCACGACCTCGAGGTCGTCCGCTTCCACGGTGTCGACGTCGGCATGGTGATCTGCGAGGACGTCTGGCAGGACGGCGGCCCGATCTCCGCGCTGGGCAAGGCCGGCGTGGACCTGGTGGTCGCGCCCAACGCTTCGCCTTACGAGCGGGCGAAGGACGACATCCGCCTGCCGCTGATCGCTCGCCGCGCGGCCGAGGCCGGAGCACCCCTGGTCTACACGAACCAGGTCGGCGGCCAGGACGACCTCGTCTTCGACGGCGACTCGATCGTGGTCGGCGCGGACGGACGCCTGCTGGCGCGCGCGCCCCAGTTCGTCGAGCACCTGCTCGTCGTCGACACGGACCTCGAGTCGGGCGGGCACACCGCCGAAGGCGAGTTCGAGGGCCTGCGGGTGAAGCGCCGAGTGCTCAGCGAGGAGCCGGTTCCGGCGTACACCCCGCGCACCGAGTCCGCGATCAGCGAGCCGCTGTCGGACGAAGCCGAGGTGTGGCACGCGCTGGTCGTCGGCCTGCGCGATTACGTGCACAAGAACGGCTTCTCGTCGGTGACCTTCGGCTTCTCGGGCGGCATCGACTCCGCGGTCGTTGCGGCGCTGGCCGCCGACGCTCTGGGCGGCGACAACGTCTACGGCGTTTCGATGCCTTCGGAGTACTCCTCCGAGCACTCGAAGGGCGACGCCGAGGACCTCGCCCGCCGGATCGGCGCACACTACCGCGTCGAGCCGATCGCGGACATGGTCAAGGTCTACGTGGAGCAGCTTCAGCTGACCGGCCTCGCCGAGGAGAACATCCAGGCCAGGGTCCGGGGCATGCTGCTGATGGCACTGTCCAACCAGGACGGTCACCTCGTGCTCGCCACCGGCAACAAGACCGAACTCGCCGTCGGGTACTCGACGATCTACGGCGACGCCGTCGGAGCCTTCGCGCCGATCAAGGACCTGTTCAAGACGCACGTCTGGCACCTGGCCAAGTGGCGCAACGCGGAAGCCGAGAAGAACGGCGAAACCCCGCCGATCCCGGAGAACTCGATCACCAAACCACCGTCGGCCGAGCTGCGGCCGGGGCAGCTGGACAGCGACTCGCTGCCCGACTACCTGATGCTCGACGACATCCTCGACGACTACATCGAGGGCGACCGCGGTTATGTCGACCTGGTCGACGCGGGTTTCGAACCGGAGACCATCG